The Coccidioides posadasii str. Silveira chromosome 5, complete sequence genome has a segment encoding these proteins:
- a CDS encoding uncharacterized protein (EggNog:ENOG410PQQ1~COG:A~BUSCO:16826at33183), which yields MSKLFIGGLAWHTTDETLRQGFSKFGSIEEAIVVKDRDTNRSRGFGFVRFASEGEAEAAMNEMNNQEFDGRTIRVDKAADRPSGPRNDGFNRSNYSRFEGGGAGGYNRGGYGGNNGGGYDQRQGGTGGGWGGYQQNWSNQNQGGSAA from the exons ATGTCCAAATTGTTCATTGG AGGCCTAGCATGGCATACCACGGATGAAACCCTACGTCAGGGCTTCTCCAAGTTTGGAAGCATCGAGGAGGCT ATCGTCGTGAAGGATCGCGATACCAACCGCAGCCGGGGATTTGGATTTGTTCGTTTTGCCAGTGAGGGCGAGGCGGAAGCCGCTATGAACGAGATGAACAACCAGGA GTTTGATGGTCGCACCATTCGCGTTGACAAGGCTGCTGATCGCCCGTCTGGCCCGCGCAATGACGGCTTTAACCGCAGCAACTACAGCCGTTTCGAAGGCGGTGGAGCAGGTGGTTACAATCGAGGTGGTTATG GTGGCAACAATGGAGGTGGCTATGACCAGCGTCAGGGTGGTACTGGAGGAG GATGGGGCGGCTATCAACAGAACTGGTCCAACCAAAACCAGGGCGGATCTGCTGCCTGA
- a CDS encoding uncharacterized protein (EggNog:ENOG410PU30), protein MFKLLPGGLPRAMPAGWRSELGGRAVVPGTVVRLPSARACDLPFLEMATACQDTAAAIFTATCSMPEPGVSRRKSVVQWLSQVDPLDGVPPVESYAAIHPNPYQSSHALECHVPARQSDDMTLRGGRGNTTRLGETRSHSRETQRFAFPAPHSPGQHSPTRTAVGDTIELPLPEKTYEKKPRRKTRKDRYDPKDAAKTHKAAKFAENTTSSRPEKTKCKRGKKLLEDQFVAPNVSQQRITLGSSFDMGLFARGRASSPVRRCELPDLAFSEMRFLSRHRRQHQPLNTVDESKGNASIRPPIVEISEYFSRPQSTGKAAKSCSSAILQQRPEPLKCGDVSNFAKQASVSKDDSPAPLGDLCHGLETKDSHSVKRARRSTTYYTWSDTNAKDSPKSDIKTGGDELHGTTHQISARDVASRQDFWTKLSSAEDDSGHDPCIISKVYDMVFKNAYLGQPYEMPASSGSQIYTLEELQSLASRHLSSAPISKQGDRYISEADQVQTKTDDYPDKPGIIPSGYQGIYCQGENSITGTACPKDRFARTVRSLKGLEVEKEPPGLASHQDLFLCHNEPTFLFDSHDRGASTPKHEYPKFSIGLTEKCPGGIRHGYSRPDRKGTLERKSYSPSASGTWMAQINVVPDTRLDHGDLNAQNEDPNLTTFSGRALLDLADTDRDTLLPLDFRAFGGPALAGKCTPKMLNTLEEPKGPSDPYPYVHRHSNISPGYGLPSSPAGNAPSSSSLFHYPRRVLSQTQQTPVHIDPIPDLSLFWRPNKLY, encoded by the exons ATGTTCAAG CTGCTCCCCGGTGGTCTCCCGAGGGCGATGCCGGCCGGATGGCGAAGTGAGTTGGGTGGTCGTGCTGTCGTCCCGGGCACCGTCGTCCGGCTTCCCTCTGCCCGCGCGTGTGACTTGCCCTTTTTGGAAATGGCAACGGCGTGTCAGGACACTGCCGCCGCCATCTTCACGGCAACCTGCT CTATGCCGGAACCTGGCGTTTCGCGACGGAAAAGCGTTGTCCAGTGGCTGTCGCAGGTCGATCCCTTGGATGGTGTTCCTCCTGTTGAATCCTACGCTGCGATACATCCGAACCCGTATCAGTCCTCACATGCCTTGGAATGCCACGTTCCAGCTAGACAGTCGGATGATATGACATTGCGGGGTGGCCGAG GGAACACTACGCGACTCGGCGAGACAAGATCTCACTCAAGAGAAACTCAG CGTTTTGCTTTTCCCGCTCCGCACAGCCCGGGTCAACACAGTCCCACAAGGACGGCCGTCGGCGATACTATCGAGCTACCTCTCCCTGAAAAGACATACGAGAAGAAGCCTAGAAGAAAAACGCGAAAAGATCGATACGATCCCAAAGATGCAGCAAAAACCCACAAGGCAGCTAAATTTGCTGAAAACACCACGTCCAGCAGACCCGAAAAGACGAAGTGTAAACGCGGAAAGAAACTTCTTGAGGATCAGTTTGTTGCACCGAATGTGTCGCAACAGCGCATCACG CTTGGCTCAAGCTTTGATATGGGATTGTTTGCACGCGGACGTGCTTCTTCACCAGTAAGACGATGCGAAC TACCCGACCTTGCATTTTCAGAGATGAGATTTTTATCTCGTCATCGCAGGCAGCACCAGCCCCTTAACACtgttgatgaaagcaaaggTAACGCATCGATCAGGCCCCCAATTGTTGAGATATCAGAATATTTCTCTCGCCCGCAGTCCACGGGAAAGGCTGCTAAAAGTTGTTCTTCCGCTATTCTGCAGCAAAGGCCAGAACCTTTGAAATGCGGAGACGTATCAAATTTCGCTAAACAAGCCAGTGTCTCTAAGGATGATTCACCTGCGCCGCTAGGAGATTTATGCCATGGTTTGGAAACGAAAGATTCACACAGCGTGAAGCGGGCAAGGCGGTCCACAACTTATTATACTTGGTCCGACACTAATGCTAAGGATAGCCCGAAGAGTGACATCAAAACTGGGGGTGATGAACTACACGGTACCACACATCAAATTTCTGCCCGAGATGTGGCTTCCCGACAGGATTTTTGGACGAAATTATCATCCGCCGAAGATGATTCTGGACATGATCCGTGCATTATATCGAAAGTCTATGACATGGTTTTCAAAAACGCCTACTTAGGCCAGCCGTACGAGATGCCAGCATCATCCGGTTCACAAATCTACACATTAGAGGAATTGCAATCGTTAGCAAGCCGACATCTTTCCTCCGCCCCCATATCAAAACAAGGTGATAGATATATTTCGGAAGCAGATCAAGTACAAACCAAAACCGACGACTACCCTGACAAACCGGGAATTATCCCCAGTGGGTACCAGGGCATTTATTGTCAAGGAGAAAATTCTATAACGGGAACCGCCTGCCCCAAGGACCGGTTTGCGAGGACTGTGCGGAGTTTAAAGGGGCTAGAGGTGGAAAAAGAGCCCCCAGGTCTGGCCTCCCACCAAGATCTTTTCCTTTGCCATAATGAGCCTACATTTCTATTTGACAGTCATGATAGAGGAGCGTCCACTCCGAAGCATGAGTATCCGAAATTCTCTATTGGACTCACTGAAAAGTGCCCCGGAGGAATCCGACATGGGTACTCGCGTCCTGATCGGAAAGGCACCCTGGAACGTAAGTCGTATAGTCCATCAGCGTCCGGGACGTGGATGGCCCAAATAAATGTCGTTCCTGATACGAGACTCGACCACGGCGACTTGAATGCACAGAACGAAGATCCCAACCTGACAACTTTCTCAGGACGCGCGTTGCTCGATTTAGCGGATACGGATAGAGATACTTTGCTACCCCTGGATTTTAGAGCGTTCGGTGGACCGGCGTTGGCTGGAAAATGTACTCCCAAAATGTTGAACACTCTCGAGGAACCCAAAGGCCCTTCCGACCCATACCCATATGTGCACCGGCATAGCAATATTAGCCCTGGGTATGGATTACCAAGCTCTCCAGCTGGCAACGCGCCGTCGTCATCCTCGCTTTTTCATTATCCCCGACGTGTGCTCAGTCAAACCCAACAAACTCCTGTTCATATCGATCCGATCCCAGATTTATCTCTATTCTGGCGTCCAAACAAGCTATACTAG
- a CDS encoding uncharacterized protein (EggNog:ENOG410PKXX~COG:S~TransMembrane:6 (i21-40o71-93i105-123o135-155i167-191o268-287i)), translating to MAPIAKQCFRNAAKIVGYSKLYNFILWFVFGGALLGFTFARLQYLHLDTYAKESAPGEWYYAHTGRGRVGIVLHLATILPCAILVVFQFTPVIRRRWVTFHRINGYIIYILFMVSNASALMIMPHTFGGGLDVQSFTVMLVAACTISVGMAWYNIRRLQIEQHRAWMLRAMFYMGCIVTIRLILVILAVVVSRIQPSRHDVWSCEQIRFTYEQRESFTDVAEVLAQRYPICASATSQNMSSTFTPIEASLLADDVAQKGAALDLSFGSAGWISFFLHLIGVEIYLRLTPREAERLRDVSFERQLAAGYENPGSSGLVIENWGDAKQWNRG from the coding sequence ATGGCTCCTATCGCTAAACAATGCTTTCGGAATGCAGCCAAAATTGTAGGGTATTCGAAACTCTATAACTTCATTCTTTGGTTCGTTTTTGGCGGTGCCCTTCTTGGATTCACTTTTGCGCGCCTTCAGTACCTTCACCTCGACACCTACGCAAAAGAATCAGCACCAGGCGAATGGTATTACGCACATACGGGTCGGGGTCGAGTTGGAATTGTTCTCCATCTGGCTACCATCTTGCCCTGTGCGATTCTTGTGGTTTTCCAGTTCACCCCGGTAATCCGGCGACGATGGGTCACGTTTCATCGCATAAATGGATACATTATCTATATCCTATTTATGGTTTCGAATGCTAGTGCGCTTATGATTATGCCGCATACATTTGGTGGAGGATTGGATGTCCAATCATTCACCGTTATGCTCGTCGCTGCTTGCACGATCAGTGTCGGTATGGCCTGGTACAACATTCGTCGATTACAGATCGAGCAGCATCGAGCTTGGATGTTGCGCGCTATGTTTTATATGGGGTGCATTGTGACCATCAGACTCATCCTCGTGATTTTAGCCGTGGTCGTTAGTCGCATACAGCCTTCCCGACATGACGTGTGGTCTTGCGAACAAATCCGGTTTACATACGAGCAGCGGGAGTCCTTTACTGATGTAGCAGAAGTGCTGGCACAACGATATCCGATTTGCGCATCTGCTACTTCCCAAAATATGAGCTCGACCTTCACGCCAATCGAAGCGAGTCTTCTTGCCGACGATGTCGCGCAGAAAGGCGCGGCGCTAGATTTGAGCTTTGGTAGCGCTGGTTGGAtttccttctttcttcaTCTTATCGGAGTGGAGATTTATCTCCGTCTTACACCGAGAGAAGCTGAGCGTTTGCGCGACGTGAGCTTTGAGAGACAACTGGCGGCTGGGTATGAAAACCCGGGTAGTTCCGGGTTAGTGATCGAGAATTGGGGAGATGCAAAACAGTGGAATCGAGGATAA
- a CDS encoding uncharacterized protein (EggNog:ENOG410PKIV) produces the protein MEMLPQLEPRLLIQMSPAELLSYYRTITETWAIENQQRIVAHIIAQIHSGAIPPTIFNVWLPLMLHRSPPLLKSLLIDPKSYCIRNIGLKSLCRTLRKRRWRKRAWDAVGGAAGLFEVFQAVGSSQARMLAKMIGKRMRKKPAFEEDIDMLTQALTFNCSVLGDRVTATRRLAPDDVSPLLQACSESFLLQLFMRPYDPDFPLFNWLDLLAEPRTDLLRRISVGATPVDTSVRQEIVNRLPKNLFSSNEPYSIRSTSDFQISESAPPGLRFCLDLVDCLRSQPISLSNSTVFGWALTAITAAADKKASFDDILRLIQTVTDFASDRNEGLGQSLHAFPAHLAQLWAFADEAAGDLDTSIIIFGRRRTRSHPSRPNAKHKQTLENLLVRFIQVIPQDKLTPLDIASTFLTLEKKVDGSAFPLGSKLGVIKLLSLHSPGIQIDLDALPASEKDWRRFRWGINVFNTLPAKDARWLFSQIESLGLVDDTILFSASDSSKPTWYKKGLLKVKWAAADPVPGNDRSTTSQFIEEIKAEAETQRESDMRRDWAMRAIEGACESKSIPLFKEVSRWTSRYLRDPLVYRYLVDSLFGSESADLLSCTKLPHRPTSLTALAELVQEANAVLAYHVNVALSALQEPSFKNHPLRNPSTQLTEVVSMRIDGVNQFSKLGLADKDSLVEVLLDSMIPVLLLYETIAVTEGNEMLHWHAMGGPLDDLNCPTPTPGYALRFLDKVALQRDELWAKQRRIRQPQSAALKLGWPKGLPVQALLPSIDWASAVFKDKSSAPFVAKRLDEILFCNSKTVLSPIPRNTRGIGGFVDSLPYVITAFCASKSEVEQSERIIQVWEHYTRVFPAQSKYTRHIKQYLLEKYACAKRRPRKAVQILDPLILGALPRLENSAASEPSEWNPYPAILDAASDIEMDDEGPATLLECRLSTYWFFHITNDFYATFEEPTTDIEEPRPCALDIWQPKCNFCDLSLVDKEIIIVSAMLFLDTLGGESSGIFSTSFPENSGSPRYPPLYLDYDFLSSIENESEAVTAALSILNKLRHMIPAELLCKLSASLLKKLPQVKSKLWLVERAAFDLIKLVGKADQPELAVDLSLHVIEHMPGASSWHRDVVSLGLIQRLDFAVAECMLAKFASVVLEFLARTPENDLVEEEDLDDAILCDEIEHRVAPSDTELGKKPEHIKISTIKLLARLIGDGGFFSSKTALHTLQSLFHASHHIDVRDAVITALFQLLRKSTGLDGNLSDEVYGIVTSFYTAAAAPSERITLSEADWENAEKSGPLPSVNENRPLLQLFIERARHSIPHNLREDYVKNTILPLLAESTRKHNRWIRMFLKKVGLSEASIPISNFGPFDNEVEDKVFVNWLPYLQKDYLLLHRAWALRYMDCCKVTFVEENLTAQDPNWKYTDSGGHWSRFMENYSTCKVFNAGQIAPKVGDGITQGDLANEVYQRCQIVLHNPIHIGNDRKAHLSLAPIRALIHNLFSSLQNSVSRELAARQVLAGIAAEVDRLRTQSWLGDPNRHPAILPSCMEIQALLLPFPHLEESSQDRYDTFAGCVFELTSNCTLSSSFIDDFRHLEKAMAKVRTKDKLACALRLGRLSGDACGELVQNLRIQLAAELLDGLNVAAVAQSEEAKFMVQAWTGSSNEWVRTTAWQLNERFGYRNPAASASVRG, from the exons ATGGAGATGCTCCCGCAGCTGGAGCCACGGCTCCTCATTCAGATGAGCCCAGCTGAACTTCTCAGCTACTACCGCACTATCACGGAGACTTGGGCCATTGAAAATCAACAACGCATTGTTGCTCATATTATTGCGCAAATACATAGCGGAGCGATTCCACCGACTATCTTCAATGTTTGGCTTCCGTTGATGCTCCACCGTTCTCCGCCGTTGCTCAAGTCATTACTTATAGACCCAAAGTCATATTGCATTCGAAATATTGGTTTGAAATCTCTATGTCGAACTTTACGCAAAAGACGATGGAGAAAGCGCGCATGGGATGCGGTTGGAGGCGCGGCGGGTCTCTTCGAAGTATTCCAGGCTGTTGGTTCCAGCCAAGCCAGAATGCTCGCGAAAATGATTGGAaagaggatgaggaagaagcccgcttttgaagaagatattgacaTGCTCACCCAAGCTCTCACGTTCAATTGCTCGGTCTTAGGGGACCGTGTAACCGCGACAAGACGTCTCGCGCCCGACGACGTATCGCCGCTCCTTCAGGCATGCAGcgaatcttttcttctgcaaCTGTTTATGCGGCCTTATGACCCCGATTTTCCTCTCTTCAACTGGCTTGACCTCTTGGCTGAACCTCGAACGGACCTTCTCCGGCGGATTTCGGTTGGTGCCACACCCGTGGATACATCGGTTCGACAAGAGATAGTGAACCGGTTGCCGAAgaatctcttctcttcaaacGAGCCTTACTCTATCCGGTCAACTTCTGATTTCCAAATTTCCGAATCTGCTCCGCCGGGATTGCGCTTTTGCTTGGACTTGGTTGATTGTCTCCGCAGCCAGCCCATCTCACTCTCAAATTCTACGGTTTTTGGTTGGGCTCTCACGGCTATCACAGCTGCTGCTGATAAAAAAGCGTCATTTGATGATATCTTGCGGTTAATCCAAACAGTTACGGATTTTGCTTCGGATCGGAATGAAGGGCTGGGACAATCGTTGCATGCATTCCCTGCACACCTGGCGCAGTTATGGGCCTTTGCAGATGAAGCGGCCGGCGACCTTGATACAAGCATTATCATCTTTGGTCGTCGAAGAACCCGAAGTCACCCTTCTCGACCAAACGCTAAACACAAGCAAACCTTGGAGAATCTGCTTGTACGCTTTATTCAGGTTATTCCGCAGGACAAGCTTACCCCGCTTGATATCGCATCGACATTTTTGACGCTGGAAAAGAAGGTCGACGGTTCAGCTTTTCCGCTGGGATCTAAGCTAGGTGTTATAAAACTTTTATCTCTACATTCTCCGGGTATCCAAATCGATTTGGACGCGCTTCCCGCTTCCGAGAAAGATTGGCGTCGTTTCCGTTGGGGCATCAATGTTTTTAACACTCTTCCTGCAAAAGATGCGAGATGGCTTTTCTCACAGATCGAGAGTTTGGGGCTGGTGGATGACACCATCCTGTTTTCTGCGTCCGACAGCTCTAAGCCTACTTGGTATAAGAAAGGATTGTTAAAAGTAAAATGGGCAGCAGCAGATCCAGTACCTGGAAATGATCGCTCGACAACATCTCAAT TTATTGAGGAGATCAAAGCGGAGGCCGAGACCCAGCGCGAGAGCGACATGCGAAGAGATTGGGCTATGAGAGCCATTGAAGGTGCCTGTGAAAGTAAAAGTATACCGCTTTTCAAGGAAGTCAGCCGTTGGACTTCTAGATATTTACGCGATCCT TTGGTCTATCGTTATTTGGTTGACTCCTTGTTTGGTTCGGAGAGTGCAGATCTCCTATCATGTACGAAACTACCCCATCGGCCGACTTCTCTTACTGCTCTTGCGGAACTTGTACAAGAGGCAAACGCCGTTCTTGCGTATCATGTCAACGTTGCATTGTCAGCTTTGCAAGAGCCAAGTTTCAAAAACCATCCTTTGCGCAATCCGAGCACCCAACTCACTGAGGTTGTTTCAATGCGAATTGATGGAGTGAACCAATTTAGCAAATTGGGTCTTGCCGATAAAGATTCCCTAGTTGAAGTTTTGCTAGATTCTATGATCCCAGTTTTACTGCTGTATGAAACGATCGCAGTCACGGAAGGGAATGAAATGCTTCACTGGCATGCCATGGGAGGTCCTCTCGACGACTTGAACTGTCCCACCCCAACGCCAGGATATGCCTTGAGGTTCCTCGACAAAGTAGCTCTCCAACGCGACGAGTTGTGGGCTAAACAGAGACGTATTAGGCAGCCACAATCGGCAGCGTTGAAACTTGGCTGGCCAAAGGGCTTGCCGGTTCAGGCGCTTTTGCCATCTATTGACTGGGCATCAGCGGTGTTTAAGGACAAGAGTTCTGCACCATTTGTGGCAAAGCGGCTTGACGAAATATTATTTTGCAATTCCAAAACAGTTCTTTCACCGATTCCTCGAAACACTCGGGGAATCGGTGGGTTTGTGGATAGCTTACCTTACGTGATTACTGCATTTTGCGCAAGCAAGTCAGAGGTCGAACAGTCTGAGAGGATAATTCAGGTTTGGGAACATTATACACGCGTCTTTCCCGCACAAAGCAAGTATACCAGGCACATCAagcaatatcttcttgaaaaaTACGCTTGCGCAAAGCGAAGACCTCGAAAAGCGGTGCAAATACTGGATCCGCTGATATTGGGTGCGCTGCCTCGATTGGAGAATTCTGCTGCTTCTGAACCGTCGGAATGGAATCCTTACCCTGCCATTTTGGACGCTGCGTCAGATATTGAGATGGACGATGAGGGTCCGGCCACTCTGCTTGAATGCCGGTTGTCGACATATTGGTTCTTTCATATTACCAATGATTTTTACGCTACATTTGAAGAACCCACTACAGATATAGAGGAACCGAGGCCATGCGCACTAGATATATGGCAGCCCAAGTGCAATTTTTGTGACCTTTCTTTGGTGGACAAGGAAATTATTATTGTATCCGCTATGCTATTTTTGGACACTCTTGGAGGTGAATCTTCAGGCATATTCTCTACGTCATTCCCCGAAAATAGCGGTTCCCCACGTTATCCGCCTTTATACCTGGATTACGACTTCCTTTCGTCTATCGAAAATGAGTCAGAGGCCGTCACGGCTGCGTTGAGTATTCTGAACAAGCTGAGACACATGATACCAGCTGAGCTGCTTTGCAAGCTTTCGGCTTCGTTGCTGAAAAAGCTCCCGCAGGTGAAGAGTAAACTTTGGCTTGTCGAAAGAGCGGCATTCGACTTGATCAAGTTGGTTGGCAAAGCCGATCAACCAGAGCTGGCAGTTGATCTTAGTTTACACGTTATCGAGCACATGCCGGGTGCGTCGTCATGGCATCGAGATGTCGTCTCCTTGGGCTTGATACAGCGTTTGGATTTTGCGGTTGCAGAATGCATGTTGGCCAAGTTCGCGTCGGTGGTGCTCGAATTTTTGGCGAGAACACCGGAGAACGACCTTGTTGAGGAGGAAGATCTTGACGACGCTATCCTCTGCGATGAAATCGAACACCGAGTTGCTCCCTCGGATACGGAACTGGGTAAGAAACCAGAACACATTAAGATCTCGACGATCAAACTGCTAGCGAGGCTGATTGGAGATGGCGGGTTCTTCTCAAGCAAAACTGCTCTCCATACTCTTCAGTCACTGTTTCATGCTAGCCATCACATTGACGTGCGAGATGCTGTGATCACCGCGTTATTCCAATTGTTGCGCAAGAGCACGGGTTTGGACGGTAACCTATCTGATGAAGTGTATGGCATAGTTACATCGTTTTATACCGCTGCAGCTGCGCCTAGTGAACGGATAACTCTTTCCGAGGCGGACTGGGAAAATGCTGAAAAGAGTGGTCCTCTTCCAAGCGTCAACGAAAACCGACCGTTGCTTCAGCTATTCATAGAAAGAGCCCGTCATAGTATTCCGCACAATCTACGTGAAGACTATGTTAAGAATACTATCCTACCCCTCCTGGCCGAGTCCACAAGAAAGCATAACCGCTGGATACGAATGTTTCTCAAGAAGGTTGGATTGTCAGAAGCGTCCATTCCGATTTCTAACTTTGGCCCGTTTGACAACGAGGTGGAAGACAAGGTTTTCGTGAACTGGCTACCATATCTTCAGAAAGATTATCTCCTCCTTCACCGCGCATGGGCGTTGCGTTACATGGATTGCTGCAAGGTTACTTTTGTGGAGGAAAACTTGACCGCTCAAGACCCCAACTGGAAATATACAGACTCCGGTGGACACTGGTCCAGATTCATGGAGAACTACAGCACTTGCAAGGTATTCAACGCAGGTCAAATTGCTCCAAAGGTGGGGGATGGCATCACACAAGGTGATTTGGCAAATGAGGTATATCAACGATGCCAAATAGTTCTCCACAATCCAATCCATATTGGAAATGACAGGAAAGCCCACCTGTCCCTGGCGCCAATTCGGGCCCTGATCCACAACCTATTTTCCTCGTTACAAAATAGCGTATCCCGGGAATTGGCGGCTCGGCAGGTACTTGCAGGCATCGCGGCTGAGGTGGATAGGCTTCGCACACAGTCTTGGCTGGGTGATCCCAATCGGCATCCAGCAATCCTTCCGTCTTGCATGGAGATCCAGGCTCTTCTACTTCCGTTCCCGCATCTTGAAGAATCATCGCAAGATCGTTATGATACATTCGCCGGTTGCGTTTTCGAGTTGACTTCTAACTGCACCCTGTCTTCATCTTTCATCG